The DNA segment CAAACACAGAGTAAGTCAAGTAAAACTATTTTTGCCTTCATGCAAGTATTATATAAATACTGAGTATACAGTCAGGTTATGGTGTGACTTAGGAACCACTCAGAACATTTCTTTCACCAAAAATAAAAGCCAACAAGAATCTCCTAAATTACAGTCAGGGATATAGCAAAAGTAAGAGTTGTAagagtagttttaaaattgagttcACATAGTAAATAATATAACTTGATCTAGGTCTGAGGGAAATATTACCTTTAATTAACTCCATAGCTCAGTCTCTTATAGCTCTGTTGTTATTACattaaacaagataaaaaataatgCATGCAACAATTTTTTACATCCTCCATTGGTATAATGTGtgacaaaaacacatgaaaagttcTTAATGTGGCTTGAGAGATTTGGAAGGACTTCTCTGAAAAGTTTATCTGGAAAAAGGAATGAATCAAAAAGAACCAGGTACACGTCAGAATCAGCAACTGGATGGAGTATGGGAGAGGGAAAACATAAACAATAAGATGAAATTTTTTCTGGACAGTTCATCCATGTAAGATGACTTGTGCAGTGGAACAGTCTCGTCAACTGCATTGGCAGATGAATCTAGGAACATCTTGTGTCACAAACACACcttgtactttttaaatttattacagCAAAAAAATGGTTAGAAGAAGATAATGAAAcagtaaaattttgtttagtGATAAGGGAAATATTCTTAGAGAAGCAAGTGTGCTATGAGCCAATCTATTTCATCGTACAAATTAAACATAGTAGACACTGTAAAAACTATAatggaaaattatattttccttGAACTACAGTATTTAAAGGATCCATAAACAGTTACATTTTTTCAAATACAGATCATGACCGCTTATTAGactaaaaaatcaatgaaatatttgcatttatttttagggAGATACATTAGAACATAAAACATGAGAGAGCAGGGCACCTAAGGGTTTTCAGTAttttattcagatatttgtttCGGATGTATGTGTGAATACGTTattagtgtgggtgtgagaatGTACACTGTGCTGCAGTATGAAATGCCTACCTTACGATATGTTGtagtaaaaacatttgaaagcaaGGTTTCTAACGAATTTGATGATATGCAATCAACAGACCTGAGAGtttgaattgtttttaaaattaattaagtaaaacaaaatacatgtaaaatatattgATTGGCTTTTCTGAACAAAATCCACTGTAACACATTTTCCCCACCATCTTCTCAGATTTTACTTCCTTCACTATTACATGCAGATTGGGCAAAGGACAGGACACAacaatgagaaaccacacatctcTCACCAGTTACATCctcctgggattgacagatgatcctcagctacagattctgatttttatatttctactgatcacctacatgttgagtataactggaaacctgagcatcatcatcctcacattagtggattctcaccttaaaactgcgatgtacttttttctccaaaatttctccCTCTTAGAAATCTTATTCACTTCTGcctgcattcctagattcttgtacagCTTATCAACAGGTGACAGGACTATTACCTATAATGCTTGTATGTGCCAactttttttaacatatttttttggaataacagaattttttctcctggctaCTATATCCTTTGATCGAtatgtagccatctgcaaacccctgcattacatgactattatgaactacagGGTCTGCAAAAGGCTCATCTTCTGCTGTTGTGTGACTACATTGTTGATCATATTGCCACCACTCAGCTTGGGACTGGACctggaattctgtgcctctaatgccattgaccactttgcatgtgatgctaaccctatgctgaagatctcatgctcagatacatggctcaTAGAGCAGATGGTTATTGTTGGTGCTGTGATGATTTTCCTCATGACTctggtgtgtgtggttctgtcctacatgtacatcatcagaacaattctaagactcccctctgcccagcagaggacaagagccttttccacctgttcttcccacatgatcgtggtttccatcacctatggcagctgcatctttgtttatatcaaaccttcagcaaaagatgaaatggccATTAATAAGGGAGTAAAAGTACtcactacttccatttcccccatgctgaacccattcatttacactctgaggaacaaacaagtgaaacgagcctttaatgacttagtcaaaagatttaaattgctcTCAAAGAATTAGGGGAATGTTGATGTCAGTATCCATaagcatattttcttcagtttctgtctccttttgccttttcctgatctAGATTTGCCATCCATTCTGTACCAACCCTGGTCAAGTCACTCCTTTGATCTCCTTATAAAAAAGCTTCTTTCAGATGATaattgtaatgaagaaaaatgagaatagatGTCTCAGGAAATCTAAGCATCACTTCACTCCTAACATTTCCTTTCCAATTCTAAGAGGTTCGggaaatttatcttaaaatattaatacaataGTGAACACCATTCCTTTAAATAGAACACatacaaaaaacaaaccaaaaaccttacTCAAATAAGAgacttaattttgaaaagaatcagtacttgtctaagtgttataagaaaaatttcataaactgaagatatattttgaaatgagGAATAAGTATAAGATTTaggatttgaaagaagcattagtaatgaaaaattttgaaatgacTGGATCCTATCTAATatgaaagttatttaaaatttgccaaaggGTCATGAATTAGGTTACAATGAAGAGAGGAATGTCCTGGTAATTCCTGTTAAAGGTAAATCATTCAATGAAGTTACATAGCACAGATTTACTTTGATGTGCCAATTAAAATGCTAAGTCTTGAGTGTAGAGTATTTAAGCATACAGATGGCAGCAAGTCCAAGGAAAGTCACAAAAGCAAGAAGAATGATAAATAAGTAGCAAGCCAAATatactgggaaagaaaaaaagaacaataaaatgtGGCTACAAATATCAATGTgatgatttgctttttaaatgaaaaaaactgtGATTTTGAGTCTGAATTATGCATCCAAGCATAATTCCTTAAAGAAAGACCAGAATTTCATTACTGAAAACATTCTGTACCAACTTCCACTTCCACAGGGCAGCATAGTAAAATTTCCTTTGATCCTTGATCTCCTACTTAAGGACACTTGTCACATTGTGGACTCTGTTGGATGGAACTTTCCCTTACCTTTTCAACTTCCAAACCTCCAGTTTAAATGACATGCCCACAGGAATTTTTACTAAGCATGTCTCATGATTCCACCAATAGTACCACTAGGCCTGGGTTAGTCCGACTCATTCACACTAGTGTCATCACTTACCCGCTGCTTTCATACCTTACCAAACTATAATTTCATGTTTATTTATCCTTATTCTACTCTGAATGGCAAATGCCTTGGGGAATGTCTGCCTCATATGCCAAATTCTGGAATGCTTTATGCCTGGCACCTAGacaaatattagttacataaTGGATAAGTttccaatatgatgatttgaaatTTGTGATGATGCAAAATGAGAACTCAtaagagatgagaaaaaaacacaagagtAACATCTGACAAGAGTCTATGAATAGAAGATAAAGAATGACATGACTATAAGTAACAATTGTGttacaatacatttttttcaatatcTGAAGTAAATAAAATGCAATCTAAAATTGTGAAAATAACCCTGCAATTTATATGTATTATCATAATTTACACTGgagaaatgtggagaaatggaagttTAAAAATGTTAGTATTGCTAGCAAGTAGTAGAACTAGTATTCAAaactagttttatttatttctgaaattaatatttattcaagTAAATGGTTCTGCTTCTCAAGAGATAATTTCAAGGAACAtcctaaaaaatacaaattagtaCTAAACTTTTTTTGgttgattttctttcttccttttttatttttatttttattaaggtatcattgatagacattcttatgaaggtttcacatgagaaacaatgtggttactacattcacccatattatcaagtcccccccataccccattgcagttactgtccatctgtgtagtaggTTCCCCAAAGTCACTCCTTGTctactctgtgctacactgtcttccccatgacctccacacacaccatgtgtactaatcattaTATCCCTCAgtacccttctctccctccctccccacaaggcctgccccactcctcccctttagtaacccctagtccctttaagtctgtgagtctgttgttgttttgttccttcagtttttcttcattgtttttctccacaaatgaggaaaatcatttggtacttgtctttctttgcctgacttatttcactgagtataataccctctagctccatccatgttgttgcaaatggtaggatttctttttttcttagggctaAATTGTTTTCCGttgtgtaccacttcttcttcatccattcttctactgatggacacttagattgctcccatatcttggctattgcaaatagtgctgcgataaacagagcggtgcatatgtttttttgaaacttggctcctgcattcttagtgtaaattcctaggagtggaatccctgagtcaaatggtatttctattttaagttttttgaggaacctccatactgctttccacaatagttgagctaatttacattcccacaagcagtgtaggagggttcccctttctccacatcctcgtcagcatttgctgtttgtcttttgaatgttggccatcctaactggtgtgagttaatatctcattatggttttaatttgcatttctctgatggttagcgatgtggagcatcttttcatgtgcctgttggtcatctgaatttcttttttggagaattttctgttcatatcctctgctcattttttaatcaggttatttgctttttcagtgttgaggcatgtgtgttctttatacattttggatgttaacctcttattggatatgtcatttacaggtatattctctcatactgtaggatgcctttttgttctgctgatggtgtcctttgctgtacagaagctttttagtttgatatagtcccatttgttcattttttgcttttgtttcccttttctggggagatatgttcatgaggaagttcATGTTTacgtccaggagatttttgcctatgtttttttctaagagtttcatggtttcatgagttacattcaggtctttgatctattttgagtttactttgtgtatggtgttagacaataatccagtttcattctcttgcatgtagctgtccagttttgccaacaccagttgttga comes from the Manis pentadactyla isolate mManPen7 chromosome 10, mManPen7.hap1, whole genome shotgun sequence genome and includes:
- the LOC118914445 gene encoding olfactory receptor 6C2-like: MRNHTSLTSYILLGLTDDPQLQILIFIFLLITYMLSITGNLSIIILTLVDSHLKTAMYFFLQNFSLLEILFTSACIPRFLYSLSTGDRTITYNACMCQLFLTYFFGITEFFLLATISFDRYVAICKPLHYMTIMNYRVCKRLIFCCCVTTLLIILPPLSLGLDLEFCASNAIDHFACDANPMLKISCSDTWLIEQMVIVGAVMIFLMTLVCVVLSYMYIIRTILRLPSAQQRTRAFSTCSSHMIVVSITYGSCIFVYIKPSAKDEMAINKGVKVLTTSISPMLNPFIYTLRNKQVKRAFNDLVKRFKLLSKN